DNA from Desulfovibrio inopinatus DSM 10711:
ATTGCTCCAGGCAATCCACACTATTGGGAACGTCATGACGATGTCATGTCCATACTCGTCGACACCGGTGTTCGCGTTGTTGAAACGGAAGAGAGTATTACAACGATTGTTCAAGACATGAAAAATCAGGATGGAACGATCGCTGCTCTTAATTCAAAAATTAAACAAAATGCAGAGTCAATAGAGCTGAAAGTAAGCCGTGATGAATTTAGTACACTCAGAGACGATCATGATGAATTGATAACGAATATTGATGAGAAGAAAGGAGAGATACAGGTTCTTTCTGACAAAATTGTTTCTCAGGTATTTGAAGGAGAATACATCCTTGGAAACGGCCAATCCTACACCATTGCCTCAGCCGTTGAACAACTCGCCAACCGGTATACCGTTAAAATCCAGGAAAACAACAACGGGGTGAAGGCGGCAACGGGATTCTCGTTGGGCATGGATGCGGCTGGCGTCGGCGAATTCATCATCATGGCGGACAAATTCAAAGTTGTCAGCCAAGAAACGATACCCAAAGGCGTCTTTGCCGTTGATTCGACGTATGGCGTCTATATCAACGGAGATTTGTTTTTGCCGGGAACGCTCCATGGGAACGTTATCGAAGCGAATACCATCACGGCTCAAGAGATCGCAGCCAATGCCATCACAGCAGATGAACTTTCCGCCAATGCCGTTACGGCTGATCACATCGCGGCCAACGCGATACTCGCACAACATATTCTTGCCGGACAAGTGTCGGCCGGACATCTTGCCGCCAATGCGGTGACTGCCGACAAAATCGCGGCTAACGCGATCGAAGGTCGTCACATCAAAGCGGATGTCATCGACGGCAAGGTACTCATGCAGAACTCCATTCCTGTGGATAAACTTTTCTCCGGCGTCGTCTGGGAGTTTCGCATGAATCAAGGCTACGGCAACCCCGATGGCGCCACACTCACCCTGGAAAAGCCAGGAGCACGCCTCTTTCTGATCTACGGAACAACATCATCCCGAGAAACCCTCCAGATGACGGTGCAAGGCAGCAGGATTCAACATCTTACCCAAACGTCGTTGGACGGTCGGGACACGTTCTTTTTCCTTGATTGCATCCCAAGAATGGACCTTGTGTCGACAACGGCACGACTCGTGTGTGCCAGCGCCAACATGAGTCCCGGAGCCTCCATCTCTTCATGGATGATGATTGGCATCACCTTCAAAGACACCAAGGCTGACTCATGATCACGACGCACGCCTACAGTATACACGACGGCATTCCGAGCATGCGCGATTCGTTTGTCATGACATTGTATGACCGCATGATCGACGAACGGCTCTATCGATCGGTCTTTTTTGATCGATCCATGTCTGATCGCTTTGCATTTCTTGCCCTCGCCAAGCGCGAGAGCACCCTGTTTTTTGTCGAGACGATCCAGAATACCCCCGCAGGATTCTTTTGGCTTGACCGGGCCGGGATGCGTGCATGGCACATCCATTTCTGCATTTTTCGAGAACATTGGGGCGAAACCGCTACCGCAATGGGACACGAAGCGTTTCGCGTTGCCCGGCATCTTCGTGAAGCAATAGGCGGCATCGATGTCA
Protein-coding regions in this window:
- a CDS encoding phage tail tip fiber protein yields the protein IAPGNPHYWERHDDVMSILVDTGVRVVETEESITTIVQDMKNQDGTIAALNSKIKQNAESIELKVSRDEFSTLRDDHDELITNIDEKKGEIQVLSDKIVSQVFEGEYILGNGQSYTIASAVEQLANRYTVKIQENNNGVKAATGFSLGMDAAGVGEFIIMADKFKVVSQETIPKGVFAVDSTYGVYINGDLFLPGTLHGNVIEANTITAQEIAANAITADELSANAVTADHIAANAILAQHILAGQVSAGHLAANAVTADKIAANAIEGRHIKADVIDGKVLMQNSIPVDKLFSGVVWEFRMNQGYGNPDGATLTLEKPGARLFLIYGTTSSRETLQMTVQGSRIQHLTQTSLDGRDTFFFLDCIPRMDLVSTTARLVCASANMSPGASISSWMMIGITFKDTKADS